Proteins encoded in a region of the Chelonoidis abingdonii isolate Lonesome George chromosome 2, CheloAbing_2.0, whole genome shotgun sequence genome:
- the PLAT gene encoding tissue-type plasminogen activator has product MEGKLLCLYLLMAAITALQCQEFLVRLKRGARSKATCTDRSSRQIYQQRETWLRSAGGRVEYCVCESSRSHCHSVPVRRCADKKCYNGGQCKQALYSPLHFICQCPQGFSGKHCEIDTEVTCYKDLGVTYRGTWSVTESGSECLNWNISALAQKKYNGRRADAVQLGLGNHNYCRNPDEDSKPWCHVYKRGQYTWEYCSTPACFKGEKDCFSGKGIEYRGSHSTTSSGATCLRWDSKIIANKFYTAWRVNAKQLGLESHNFCRNPDNDSRPWCHVLEAGQTKWEYCDVPVCSTCGLRQHKVAQFRIKGGLHTDITSHPWQAAIFARYRRVTGEHFLCGGILINSCWVLSAAHCFQERFSVDRLKIVLGRTYRMIPEENEQQFQVEKYILHSKFDPETYDNDIVLLQLKSGSEECAIETDTVRTVCLPEPGLRLPDWTECEISGYGKHEEFSPFYSERLKEGHVRLFPASRCTSQHLNKTVTENMLCAGDTRQLDDACKGDSGGPLVCMKDNRMHLIGIISWGIGCGRKDTPGIYTNVTRYLDWIQDNMKP; this is encoded by the exons aTGGAAGGGAAACTCCTGTGTCTCTACCTGCTGATGGCAGCAATCACCGCTCTGCAGTGCCAG GAGTTCCTTGTGCGCCTCAAACGGGGAGCCAGATCTAAAG ccacttgcactgaCCGTTCATCCAGACAGATTTACCAGCAGAGAGAGACCTGGCTACGATCTGCAGGAGGCAGAGTAgaatattgtgtgtgtgagagcagtCGGAGTCATTGCCACAGCGTGCCTGTCAGAA GATGTGCTGACAAGAAATGCTACAATGGGGGGCAGTGCAAGCAGGCATTATATTCCCCTCTGCACTTCATCTGCCAGTGCCCTCAAGGCTTCTCTGGGAAGCACTGTGAGATAG ATACCGAAGTCACATGTTATAAAGACTTGGGAGTAACATACAGGGGGACGTGGAGCGTGACAGAGAGTGGGAGCGAGTGCTTAAACTGGAATATCAGTGCCTTGGCTCAGAAAAAGTACAATGGGCGGAGAGCAGATGCTGTTCAACTGGGACTTGGCAATCACAACTACTGCAG GAACCCAGATGAGGACTCCAAACCCTGGTGCCATGTCTACAAAAGGGGGCAGTATACCTGGGAATACTGCAGCACACCTGCTTGCTTTAAAG GAGAGAAGGACTGTTTTTCTGGGAAGGGCATAGAGTACCGGGGCAGCCACAGCACTACCAGCTCCGGTGCCACCTGTCTGAGATGGGACTCCAAAATCATTGCCAACAAATTCTACACAGCTTGGCGGGTCAATGCCAAACAGCTGGGTCTCGAGAGCCACAATTTCTGCCG AAACCCTGACAATGACTCCAGGCCATGGTGCCACGTGCTGGAGGCAGGCCAGACAAAGTGGGAATACTGCGACGTGCCTGTCTGCT CCACGTGTGGCCTACGGCAGCACAAAGTGGCCCAGTTCCGAATTAAAGGTGGCCTCCATACAGACATCACCTCCCACCCATGGCAGGCTGCCATTTTTGCCAGGTATCGGCGAGTGACTGGAGAGCATTTCCTGTGTGGAGGAATCCTGATCAACTCCTGCTGGGTCCTGTCAGCTGCCCATTGTTTCCAGGAAAG GTTTAGTGTCGACCGTCTAAAGATTGTACTAGGTAGAACCTATCGAATGATCCCTGAGGAGAATGAGCAGCAATTCCAAGTGGAGAAATACATCCTGCATAGCAAATTTGACCCAGAAACTTATGACAATGATATAG ttctgtTACAGCTGAAGTCTGGGTCAGAAGAGTGTGCTATTGAAACGGACACTGTCCGCACTGtctgcctcccagagccaggacttCGGCTGCCTGACTGGACGGAATGTGAGATCTCTGGCTACGGCAAGCATGAGGAAT TTTCTCCTTTCTACTCGGAGAGGCTGAAGGAAGGTCACGTCAGACTGTTTCCAGCTAGTCGCTGCACATCACAGCACCTGAACAAGACAGTCACTGAAAACATGCTGTGTGCAGGGGACACCCGGCAACTGGATGATGCCTGCAAG ggtgactccGGAGGGCCTCTGGTCTGTATGAAGGATAATCGTATGCATCTGATTGGGATCATCAGCTGGGGAATAGGCTGTGGACGGAAAGACACACCAGGCATCTACACAAATGTGACTCGTTACCTTGACTGGATTCAGGACAACATGAAACCCTGA